The genomic interval GTTTTCAACAGCAGTTTTTAATTTATCAAATACAGTGGGAATCAAATCCGGATTATGGGCAACAAGCAATAAATCTCCGCCTGCTTTCACTGACCGGACGGCTGCCTCAGCGACATTATATTGATTTGTAATGGCGCCCATCGTCAAGTCATCGGTGATTACGACACCATCAAACTCAAGATCCTCCCGCAAAATGCCCGTGATTATCTTTTTTGACATGGAGGCAGGATAATTTTCATCGATTTTTGGCAGCAGAATATGCGCAACCATGCTGACATCAGCACCGTTCGAAATGGCTTTCCTGAATGGAGCAAGTTCCAATTTAGACAGTTCCCCGTAGCTTTTATCGACCTTAGGAAGTTTTAAATGGGAATCCTTGCTGGTATCCCCATGCCCGGGAAAATGCTTCATGACTGAAATAATCCCTTCACTTTGGATTCCTTTCATCGTCTGGATACCCAACTTTGATACGATTTTCAGATTGTTGCCAAACGAACGATCGCCGATAACAGGATTATCCGGATTACTGTTAACATCAAGGACAGGCGCAAAATCCAAATTGAAACCGAGTGTTTTCATCTGCTCACCGAGGATGGAACCAGCTTGAAAGGCCACATCTGGATCATTCATCTTCCCAATCGAACGACTTGACGGCAAACTTTTCACCCCATCAGGCATTCGCGTCACACTGCCGCCTTCTTCATCGACCCCCAGTAATAATGGGTAAGGATTGTCAGCATTCGCAGTTTTCATCTCATTTAAAAAGTTGACGGTTTGCGTCTTGCTTGTAATGTTATCGCCATATAAAATGACACCTCCAACATGATACTTTTGAATGATACTTCTTGTCTCAGCCGTCATTTTTGTTCCATTGACACCGCTAAAAATCATTTGCCCGATTTTTTCATTAAGGCTCATATTGTTGTCTGTATCACCTGAACGAACGCCTTTATCGCCTCTGCTTATTTCCTTCGATAATGAAATATGATCCACGTCAGGGTTATCAGCATCACCGGAACGCTTCGGGAACACCCATTTCAAGACATAATCATTGGAAAGTTCATAAACAAGAAT from Lentibacillus cibarius carries:
- the nagZ gene encoding beta-N-acetylhexosaminidase, whose protein sequence is MIRRIAIIIIIVIITLGAVFFFTRSLSDKTNDKQADQQPKNPSSSHENEEVQEPEAALANIFNLAKQGKIPQSNIVVGETTTDAVQKTWGKPDKTTDTDVGRFLNYPSHDIDVGITDGIVSDMRSSQDQFTSFDFETIKSYKKLDDTHYYQDDDHNQIILVYELSNDYVLKWVFPKRSGDADNPDVDHISLSKEISRGDKGVRSGDTDNNMSLNEKIGQMIFSGVNGTKMTAETRSIIQKYHVGGVILYGDNITSKTQTVNFLNEMKTANADNPYPLLLGVDEEGGSVTRMPDGVKSLPSSRSIGKMNDPDVAFQAGSILGEQMKTLGFNLDFAPVLDVNSNPDNPVIGDRSFGNNLKIVSKLGIQTMKGIQSEGIISVMKHFPGHGDTSKDSHLKLPKVDKSYGELSKLELAPFRKAISNGADVSMVAHILLPKIDENYPASMSKKIITGILREDLEFDGVVITDDLTMGAITNQYNVAEAAVRSVKAGGDLLLVAHNPDLIPTVFDKLKTAVENGEISEERINESVERITHLKEKYQLSDEKTPNLNVQSINEEVETIREKAY